A window of Punica granatum isolate Tunisia-2019 chromosome 8, ASM765513v2, whole genome shotgun sequence genomic DNA:
CGATGACATTTTTTGagattattttttagaaataaaatacAGATTTAGAAAGTCTTTGGAATTCTCACCTTGTAGACATCTCTTGTTTTTGCCTCATTCTTGAAATACCCGAGCGTGACATTGGGACCACCAATGACTATTTCTCCACGAGGCTTTGGTGAATCGGTTGTTAAATATCCACCTTCAGGCCAATCTATCAACTGAAATGTAAAGGACGTACTGTTAGCACAATTCCAATCTAGTCAAACCATGCACATCAAATATGTAACCGCATGGGGACTTCTGCTATAAATATGAGCAGTAGTTCAGCTTCGGGAGATTCTAGACCCCAGTAATATGAGCATCCCCAAGCACTGGCATGTCCCATCTGATCTCTTAACCCCAACAATACCGAAGGTATTTCGGACTTCAGGGAAAAGGAATAGAGTCATAAAGCAGAACTTGGTCCTCATGAACTTCAACGACAATCAAACAAATACTTCAAAACTATTCCAACAGTCATCAACAATTTTACCTTGACAAAGGAGCAAGGAAGTGGAGCTCCAACACGACCAACTGTTGTATCATCAAATTCAGAAAATGTCCCACCAGCACAAGTCTCAGTGAGACCATACCCTTGACCTATTGGAGCACTGAAAACCATTGCTGGTTCAAAGTTAGAGGGGCGAGTGAAAGCATCATGGATGGTGATTCATTCAGACTAGAGTGGTAATTCATAAAATGAAGTCAGAAGTTGCTACAAGGATATACTAACCCAAGACAAATGTTGATAAATCTTTGTGTATCACCAGAAAGCGGAGCGCCGCCGGACAGTATAAAACGTATACGACCTCCTAGAATAGCTCTAATTTTCCTGAACACAAGAAAATTCCATAGAAGCTTCTCAAGTCCCCAAGCCCCAAACCAACTGCCATTTACAGCTGACAGTCTACGGGAATATGCCAAATCAAACAATTGTTTGGACAAACCCCCCTTTGCATCCACCTGCAAGAATTGAAAAGATAAGAACAAGGAATTGAAGGCACGAGTTTTCGCCAAACAAAATAATCTAATGTGTAAAATTTGTTTGTCAAAAGTAATAGACTTACCTTCTTCCGAACACCATCACGTACACGGTCAAGAATGGCTGGTACAGCTGTCATGACAGTTGGTGACAGGGCAGTGGCATCACCTTTTGTCCccttcttaattttattagaTGTATCTGTGAGGGTCAAAGGTGTTCCGTACCCTATTGCACTTCCTACAGCAGCAATTACATTCTGTAGCATAAAGTCGATATGAGattcaagaaattaattttttcagaaCTCATTGCAAGTAAAACAATCAAGAAGGATCCTCATGAAAACTTGTTCGAAGTATTCACAATAGACATACCTCAGCAGCCAATTCAAGAATGTGGGCCAGAGGGAGATAAGCAAGATAAACATCTTTATTCCCTAGACCAGGAACAATTGTCATCACAGCGGAAACAGTAGCCAGAACATTTGCATGTGTCATCATAACACCCTACAAGATGAATGAAGAAGGCAGGCTATTTCAGATGCCATCAACCCTTGACCAAAGTCAGAAGAACTCACAGATCCCATTGATGCTACACACCTTAGGCAAACCAGTACTTCCACTTGTGTACATTATTACTGCAATATCAGAAGCAAGAGGTAAATCGGGCTCAATGGAATTCTCTCGGCCAAGTTTTTCCACTTCAGCCATAGAGGTGATATTCCAAATACGGCTCCTATCAACCAACGACAGATTGCTTGGAATTTCATCATCCATACAAATTATTCGTTCCACTGTATCAAGTTGTCCGCTAATGTCAACGAGCTTCTTCAGTTCTTTGGACCCACAAATAACAGTTGTTACCTCTgtctgaaaaagaaaatccatatcTAATGTCAGAATCTGTACTTAGCATGGATAATCAAGAGTAGGAACATCGCATGCATTTTGCTGAGCATGCTGCTAGAGATGTTGCAACCCATATTGTCCTGCTCCAAGGTAACATATGCAGAAGTTGTATATATAACAAATGTTCTTCTAGTGACAAAGATTCCCAGCttttaagaagaaaaaagaaagtgatTGTGATGAAGGTAATGATGCTAATTCAAGGGAAAATTACGGAAAATTGGCAGTGAGCATTGATATCTCAGAGCAATTTCTTCAGTTCTACCCTTTTATCACCATTtaaccaagaaaaaaagaatgaaccTTTTTTGGAAAACAGTTTGGTGTCTTAGTTCgctcttttcttttgaaaagttcaaCAGCAATTGGGTAGGAGAATACTTCTTCTCCAAAGCAATGCTTGTACATGTTGGTACATTAAGGGTACAAATATTTATACATTAACCTGATAGAGGAAGTGTCTGAGAGAGAAGACACAGCGTACCTCATTAAGTGAATGGCATAACGCTTCCTCTCCCAAAGATGAATATATGGTTACAACGGAGACATTTCGCCTAAAGCAACCCTAGCAAAGGAAAATCACCTTAGAAATCCCTTCAGGACTTTGGTAAACAGTTGCAATTTGGTGGAAATAACATGCAAGCTAAGCTAAACTTCAATAAAACATATAAGACATGCCATTATATGAGTTTCATCCATGGCAAATTTAGTGAATCACTATGACCAATAAATGCTAGTAAAATGGTTTGTAACATGGAAAGTCTTATACACCAAAAAAGTACCTGTATCTAAAGATTCTAACAATAATTCTGCAGTATTAAGTAGAAACAAGTATCAGAACTAAATGAATGAGGAAATAGTAGTCACTGCAATTTGTCTCATATATTTAAAGAGAAACAAGATAAGCACCTGCAATGCTATAAACCATTCTTCTCTAGTATCAGCATAGATTGCTGCACGCTCCCCTCTTTTATGCCCCAGTTGTGCCAGACCAGAGGCAAAATTGCATACAGCTTCAAATGTTTTTCTATAGGTCAGCCACCCGTACTCCCCCAGATGGAGCTTCTCGAATGACCTCCCATCTGGACTCACCTCAGTCTCTCTTGAGATCAGCTTTCTAGTCCCAAGCAAAGGTCTATTTGGATGCTGCTTGCATGCCTGCTCAAAGAGTTCTGCAAGAGTGGAGATTCCTTCCCAGGCTGTTGTAACTGGGGTTGTGAACCGGAGGTTTCTTATCGCATATCCCGGCTCACCACCAACAACAACAGGTaatccccttttcttttctttcttcgaaTTTCGGAGGATGAGAGTGAATACCAGTGGAACAAGGACACTCACAATATATGCATTCATCTGTTGATGACAAAGACAACGAAAGGAATTCAAATCGTGAAATCACAAGAGGACGTGACATGTTCAATGTAAAACTTATCATCCCGAAAGAGGAGGACAAGCATAAGGCAGTCTTGCCAATGAAAAAGCATCAAACTCATTCATATAACAGAAACTGGCATCTAAAAAACAGGTAAAATGTATAGAAAACACACCAgatgataataaaaataaaagagccATGATTATGACAAAATCAAATTGGGTGCAGGTTGCATTCGAGAAATCTTAAGCCAAAAGACTCAGTCCAAATATAGTCATCAAGGAGAAGTCCTCATTTAGACTCTAGGACAACTCTACTCTCTTGACTAGTCAGGGAATCTGGAAACTTGCTGCAGTGGCACGAAACGTCTTCAAGATCATCTGTTATTACTTCGCACGAAAGAATGAAGCACTCACCTGTATATCACATTTATTGGAAGCTTGCTTAAAGCAACCATATCAAAATATCATCAAGAATCTTtgcttcttctctttcttggtttttcATAATCTTTGATCCTGCTTCTGCTATTATTTTCTCATGGCCTCTATTTACATTGACTGAGCCCGTTATATATGCCTCATGCATATAAAAAAGATAACTACAATATGCACCAAGTTCGTGTACTCATAAAGTAGAGTTTCATAAAACAGAGAATGAAAAAGGGATCATCCAACAGCATCCCCTCCAAAATCATTAGTACAGTACTTGCTCATCCCAACAAAACAAGCCAACCAATGATTTATGGTCCTCTGGAAAATCCAGCGAACTTGTAGTAGCAGCAGGGCACCAAATTTCCTCACCCAATTACATGGCGCACAGCAAAGTCCCAACCTAAACTTTTCTCAAACACCAAACTGCATTGATTTTCACTACCCCAAACCCCTTAGCATATCATAGAATAAGCTCTTTGAGCTTGCAATGCAGCAAATGATAGAAAGACGAAAGCTTTAAAAACAAAAGCCGGCATGAAAACAAACATAGCTATCAATTCGAGGGCTTGCAGGATCAAAGTTCGATGGCACAGCAACATAAGACACTCCATGCACAGAGGGAGGGAGCCCATCGACGATCAAAGATACCTTCCCGATAGCGAAGTCGGAGAAGAGGAACTTCAAGATGCAGAGGCAGGGGAATCAATGGGAACAGCGGCACTGCATGAAGTCGTCGATCAGATGACGCCGGTCGGTTTAATAGAGGGGAGCAATGGCGGAGAGATCGAGAGTGCAGAGGTTGGAGTCTCAGAACCAAACGCAGAACAATTATTTTGTCTCCGTCCGCCTCACTCAATGTTTTTctggaatttttttaaatatttctttgatttttggAATGGGgacaaaaaagagaaaaattcttttttaattattgaaaaagaggaaaattcATTTGGATGTAAATAGGCCACACAAGGTTGTAATGGGCCCCCCCAATATTAATTTTCGGATATGGTTCTTGCGGCCcatatgaaaaatgaaattggcCCCTTTTAGTCTTTTAACTAACAAACATGACCACAACTAATACATAGCAACATGTACGTGCATCACGCCCttttagtcttttttttttggttaagaAAAAGCCATTTTGACCCTAAcctttcattattttatcatcTTCTCATGACCTTTTTGTTTGTTCAATTTCATCCTAAAACATTGTGCACTTTGTTCCCGTAAATCCTACCGTCTATTTTCCATAAAATCTCTTTTCCGTCcagaaatttaaataaaaaaaaaaagtggaggAGATCGAAGAAGTTgaagggagagggagaggggatCGATCGGAGCCTCACTGGTGACCACCCCTCTTGCTCTGAGGTTGTCAACGGCCTATGGGATCACGGGCAACCTCGGGGAGGGAGGCATGGCCACCGGTGGGGTCCCCTCCCCCAACCTCACATTTATTCACTACATAGAGaaagtatatttatttttttaagtgaCTTTTAATGTTCATTGGTAATTTTTCTAATGATTGAATGTCTTAAGATTGTTAGGAGTAagatgataaaagaaaaaattgagagaatttacaaaattaaaatttggtAAAGTAGAGTTCCCACAGTCCCAAGgaagaagttttttttttttttccgatggGATAAGGGGCAAAAGCCCATTACAAAAGCAAACAAGGTGGGATAAGGGAGCCCTAACTATATCGCCAAACATCAACCGACCAAAACCTATCGGTGGTGACTAAAAGTAGTGTATCCCTAAAGGCAATGAATCGCACTTCGAGCAACCAGTCAGTGCATGCATTTTCCTTTCTATAAATGTGTCGAACCTCCACTATCCAAGCCCGATCCAAGTACTTCTGGATAGGAACCACCAGAGAAGCAAGCTGTAGATCATAGGGGCGTCGACTACTGATCAGATTACAAGCCACTGCAGAGTCCACTTCAACAAGTACCCGATAGTAACCCAAATCCCATGCTATTTCCAACCCAATTAGCACTCCCCAAAGTTCGGCATAGACGGCCGTCGAAATGCCAATTTTGTGTGCAAATCCAGCCAGGCAATTGTCACTCGCATCTCGTAATATACCACCAGCTCTAGATATTCCGGAATTCCTGGAGGATGCCCCATTAGTATTAAGTTTCACCCATCCAGCCAGGGGCCGAGTCCAATGAGTCCAGTGAAACTGTCGCCTCACCTCACCATTTTCCATGTCACATATCACGGCATCAAAGAAGCTAGCAACCATATGATGATCTCTAGTAAATTCTTGCTTCAGAAAAGTTGACATCATTTGTTATCCacaaaaataacaattaaACGATTAAATACAAAGCACCATATAGAAGGAAAACAATTCATATTATCCTAcagcattttcattttatgGATTTCATCAAGTCatcattgattttttattatttgtttttgaCTAAATGAATATCTCATCGTTGAGAAGATCGGAAGAGAGCAGGTCACCGGGTACACAAGTTGATCAGCTGCATCTCTGATAAGCTCTAAATTAACGGAATACGACAAACACCAATTCACGTTGCTCGACAAGAGAAagtaaaaagtaatgaaactCACGTATTGTATGAGCGCTTGCATATTTTGCTTTTGAATATTTTGTCGTGAAGATTTTGTATTGTCATTGGGAAGAAAAGCTCCCCCTGAAAAAATCAATACCACTCAACCTAATTCAATGCATGGAGTTCTATAAATCAAAGGTTATACGCATAAAAAATGGACCAAATACTTGGACAAATTAATAGGACATTCTAAAAAATCTATATGTAATTAATAGCTAAGTCTTGAAGAGTTCATCAGTCACAAATTGATGATATGTTCAAAATAATTCTGTGAAAAAGTTCATCATCGCACATGTGACTTGAATGAGATGCACAAAACCAAGAGAATCTTGGATCGATTGACCTTCCACATTGTCCCCAGCGCCCCTATGCtcgataatatattttaatcttCTAATCTTTTTAGCAAGTCTCTGGAAAGAAAGAGTCAATAGTTAAGAATGACAGGACCGGCAAGATCTGCAACTTAATATTACGTCAAACAATGAAAACAGAAATTGAAAAACGAATCAGCGTATAATATTTCAAACCGTGTAATAGTATGAAGTAAAAATATCGAATGGAAAGTAAGATAGACAACCGGAGAAAGAGAGAACTAGAGTCGACCTTATATTGGTTGGAGTTGCTTGAAAACCCTATCCACGttgttgttttcttctttcaatGATAGAGCCTTTGAATAAGAAAATGCAGTCACGAACTCATGTTGAATAAAACTCGAAGGGAATGTCatgattaatcaattaatttaggGCAATAGAATCAGTACCTGATAGTCGTTGCGAGTGCAAAAGATGTTCTTCATGATAGTCCATCTTTCTCGCGAAGAGAAGGCTCTTGCGGAAAGGGGGGACACAAAGAGAGTTTAAATATTGGAAATCGGAAGAGGAAGTGACAAACCAGGAAGAAGACAATACCTAGAGAATgcaattctcttttttttttttttgggtaaacaACATGGGGACCGTCGTGTGTGAGACGAAAGACAAGGTAGAAAAAtagaatgaaaaatatttacttATGTTGACATTTTCACTATATCGGTTACTCCTCTCCCCTAATTTTACTTATTCAATTGGTTTGTCAATAAGATAATTCCATTATCGTTGGTAATTAACGTGATCCATTGTAAGCTTGTCCTTGGAAAACATGTTGGATCCTCCTCTTCTAAATACTTGGAACATAGATACATAGATAGAAAGAAAACCAAAGGGGACGTGCCAAGAGAGGAGATAGAGCGTCACGTGGGAATAGTGTGGCTACATTACATAAATCTTCATAAAAACTTTAATTGCTCGAGTAGTTGAGAGGACAATCAACCACAAACATAAAGTTTTAAAAGACAACTTTAACATGCTTTAATCaacttttatatatcataatatatagatagttAGCTcactttaaaatatttgtCTAATATCCTCGTCGCTACTGGtagtcttttttttccttctttttttccaatttaacATCACTAGGCACTGTTATTTTGAGagattttttcctttctctatAAGATTGTATCATGTACGCATTCTACACTACATAATCAATGCAAATAGCTTCAAATATAGCTCTTAGTTTAGAAATAATAAACCAATAGTGCTAACGTTTCGTTTTTGCTGCAAATTTAGCCTGCTAACCCTAGAATTTGCGTGAGATTATGGGCTAAAATTCAAACAAATATGAAACATTATGCattcttatattatttttttaaaagaaggGCTAGATTGGAGACAAACATTAAACGTTCTGTTACAAGGTACAATTTTCCTTCTATACGAGTCTTTTTCTAACCCATGTGTTGCacaagtactttttttttccgttaaTCTCTATTTAAgttcttattataattattacattttgAAACACCAcctttcttattaaaaataatatcaattagtaattttaattttcaaatagttatctttgatatttttatgttaGAAATTAGAGTAAGTTGATTATTATCATAATGTGGTCAAATAAGTTGTTATaagaattatatttaatttaattgttaATATAGATTTGTCACTTACATGAATTAAGTTCACTTAAGTGATTATGATATAAATTTGTTTTGTCCTCTTTGTAAATCGGTATCTTATCAcagtaattttaaatttttatttttattttattttattttatttatgagattATGTTCATGGTGATAcattataaatttctttatttataggaccataattacttttaaaaaaacacATTAACGCCCATAAAAAAAGTTAAGCACATTCACCGTAAAAAATCATTCCAATGATTGACACTCACATTGAAGCCATCactttaatattttctctctctctttctttctctcttcaaTTGGGCcacctcttctttttttcctcctcctctctctctctcgagttttttttaaaataaataatagggCAGACCGCGTGGACCCAACAGGCCACGCGGCCTGCCCCCATTGGCTCGGCACTCCCTTGGGGATGCCAAGGGCTGGGCAAGCGACACTCCCCTTGGTACTGCCAAAGGCAGTGCAGCCACACTGGAGCAAGTCCAACGGCCGTGGTCAATTTTGGTGTCGTTGGACTTGCTCTAAGGGCTACTCGTGTGCAAGGCAGGTCAAA
This region includes:
- the LOC116188565 gene encoding long chain acyl-CoA synthetase 9, chloroplastic is translated as MNAYIVSVLVPLVFTLILRNSKKEKKRGLPVVVGGEPGYAIRNLRFTTPVTTAWEGISTLAELFEQACKQHPNRPLLGTRKLISRETEVSPDGRSFEKLHLGEYGWLTYRKTFEAVCNFASGLAQLGHKRGERAAIYADTREEWFIALQGCFRRNVSVVTIYSSLGEEALCHSLNETEVTTVICGSKELKKLVDISGQLDTVERIICMDDEIPSNLSLVDRSRIWNITSMAEVEKLGRENSIEPDLPLASDIAVIMYTSGSTGLPKGVMMTHANVLATVSAVMTIVPGLGNKDVYLAYLPLAHILELAAENVIAAVGSAIGYGTPLTLTDTSNKIKKGTKGDATALSPTVMTAVPAILDRVRDGVRKKVDAKGGLSKQLFDLAYSRRLSAVNGSWFGAWGLEKLLWNFLVFRKIRAILGGRIRFILSGGAPLSGDTQRFINICLGAPIGQGYGLTETCAGGTFSEFDDTTVGRVGAPLPCSFVKLIDWPEGGYLTTDSPKPRGEIVIGGPNVTLGYFKNEAKTRDVYKVDKRGMRWFYTGDIGQFHADGCLEIIDRKKDIVKLQHGEYVSLGKVESALFVSPYVENIMIHADPFHSYCVALVVVSHPALEEWASKKGISFTDYAELCEKEETVKEVYSSLVKAAKEARLEKFEIPAKIKLLPDPWTPESGLVTAALKLKRDVIRRAFSEELSKLYS